The genomic segment gcggaagaaagtgcagcctgcccaggaatggtgccgcacacatagagagctgatgcagcaagatgatgcaacaaagggaaacacagattccgggtgccgctgacacagaagaacacacagcaaatggacacagcagataaCTAGcggggcggggaaagggagagaaataaataaaaactaaatcttaaaaatatatatatataataactaTGCTTACTGATTACTAATAAGTAACAAGCAAGGATCACTGAAAtagttttttttctgttcctttcatCTTTACAGTATATTCGACTAGAAATGTAAAAGcaaattactattttattttttattcaagatttattttttatttatttttctcccctcccccattgtcttctttctgtgtccatttactgtgtgttctgtgtccacttggattcttgtcagtggccctggtgttgcttcatcttgctgtatcagctctccatctccatgtgtgtggcgccattccttgggcaggctgcgctttttttgtgcagggcggctctccttgaggggcgcactccttgtgtgtggggctcccccacgcgggggacgcccctgcatggcagggcactccttgagcacatcagcactgcacatgggccagctcaccacataggtcaggaggccctgggtttgaaccctgggcctcttctgtggtaggcgaatgctctatcagttgagccaaatctgcttgccAAATTACTGTTATAAAGTCACAACAACTCCTCTTTGTGAGGTTAAGCCACTAACTCAATAAATTGccagattaattttttaatgtaatttatttttaaaaatttattagagaagttgtagatttacaggaaaatcatgtataaaatagttTCTATATGCCACCCTcttattaatatcttgcattagtaaaaatttttataattattaactgtagtccatggttcaCCAAAGGGTTcactgttgtacagtcctatgaattttttaaacttttcttctagtaacataaatacaacccaaaatttctctctttaattacattcaatatatatttcagtgctgttaaatatgttcacaatgttgtactgcATTGCCACTCTCCATTATCTCAAATAAAAACTGTTCAATTTAAACattactccccattccctactccactctggctcctggtaacctatattctagttttgaCTCTGTGAatgtgcttattttaattatttctcatcaatgacataatacaatatttgtccttttgtgtctggcttatttcacttaacataatgtcatcaaagttcattcattttttcatatgtatcaggtcttcattccttttcaccactgaataatattccattgtgtttatataccactttttatttttccattaatcACTTGATGACACTtgcattatttctaattttatttttatatgtaggaatttaaaaaattaattttgatttattttgctGGAATTAGGCAAAACATTTACAAggtttcaaaatcacatttatgaACAAAGTATAGAAGTCATGCTTCCATTCCTGTCCTCTCCacccttttcctttcttgctcTATAggtagctatttttaaaattaccttctAGTctatatttccattaaaaaaaataagcacacATATGAATTTATTAGAAGGTGGAAGGATGGGAAGAGACACCAAAAATTAGGTAAATGGTAGTAGCATGTCCATATACTTTTCTCtaccttgcttttttttcttttaacaattctgtatattatttaataatactgcatatagcaaaatattgaaaacaactcaaatgtctttCACCAGGGGACAAGATAAGCTGAATATATATTGAATAACTTTGGACAtatgccttctttttttaaaaaaagattttatttttatttattatcccctctccccccatgtTTGTGCTCCTTGTTTGTTCTctgtcatcctttttttttaggaggcgctgggaactgaacctagacctcccatgtgggatggaggCAACCCATCTCTTGAGTAACCGCcactccctgtttttttttttgagtgcgtgtgtgtctcattatgtttccttgctctgtcttttcattgcatcatctcgctgcatcatcttgtgtcatcttgttgcatcagctcaccacggcAGGctgtcacgtcagcttgctgtcttgttcttCCTCTCTCGGAgtcaccagaaaccaaacccgggacctcctatgtggtaggcgagTGCCCAGcctcttgagtcacatccacttccaggCATATGTCCTTTTTATATCTTTGACAGTATCTTTGGGATGGATTCCTAGGAGTAGGATTGTTGGGTCAAAGAGTAAACTCGTGTAATGagtgtaccattttgcatttccaccagtAATGAATGAGAGTGCAGGGGAAGCATTTTTAATATCATTGAAGTGAAATGGGCTGCATTTCCTCTGGTAGCAAATGTTAAGCTAATCATTGGCATattgttttaaatgttaaatgtaaaaaataatgtacaaatgtaaaaaataaaactttatgtacTTGGAAAAATACCATTTCATGGAACAATAACTTAGTTCgtactattaatatataataaaaattacattattcaAGACACACAGTCTTTGAAGGTTTCTAAACTGAAGGACTTTCCCCCCTCAGATCTTAGGTCCATGTGGATCCTTCAGAACATGGTACTTAACATTTTTCATCCTTCTTACTTACATGCAAATTAATCACAATGATGATGATAAACAAACCCATTGTCTATCAGAAGCCATTCCAATTTGTTCAACAGAGACCAGGACTCTGTTCTGATATTCTCATTTGTTTTCCTGGTAAAGCTATGCTGCCTGTTTTTTTGCTGGACTATTTGCATTTGGTTCATCCTTCTCATGTATCTACAACAATTCACTCCCCAAGGTGACTGCGTTTGCGTCTCTAGTGCTAACTGCATTTGCAGTCaggaattttccttttcctaGCTAGGCTGCCTCCACAGAATATCTCACTCTCACCTCTAACTTAACACACCTCCTCAAAATGATTCTATGTGAACAGTTCTTCTGTCAATGATAGCATCATTTTGAGGCCTAAAATTAATGCTTTTCACTCTAACTCTTTGCTCTGTGTGAATCCCTATTTCCACatttgatcttagccaaaaggctgtGAATCCCTATTTCTAATCAAAGAATCCCTCAATAAATGGgaagagaatttttaatttagtCTAGCGTCCCATATCGCTTCCCTTTTACCCTCCCTGGCTCTGTCCAGCTTACCCGATCTGAGGGCCAGTGGGGATCTTATGGCATGGGATGTTTCAGTGACTTCTTCCTGACAGATTTAGAAGCCAGAAAGACAACATGGCTAGTGGGTTTGAAACAGATATGAAGAATGGTtggtgagggggaagggaaacAACCACTATGTTGTAGGCTCCTTTAGGGCAAGAATCGGTATAGAACCCAGCAGAGTGTTTAGGGCAAGTAGGTGTTCAAATAAACGTGGATTGATTAATCAAACTGCTGGAAATCTTTCCTAGCCCATGCATACAGCTATCCTGCCCCAGTTTGTTGAATGCAGTACTAAAGGAGGAGAGAGCCACAAGTAACTTACTCCATGCCATCTCTAAAAAATTATGCCCCTGGAGTTGCTATTGATAAAGACTAAATTCTTAATTTCAAACTCTCCCTCCTAAGCATTGCTTTAATTTTACTTTCAGCATCAGTATGACAACCTGTTCTACATTGGCTGCCCTGGGAATGATGCCACTCTGCCTTTATCTCTATACCTGGTCCTGGAGGCTGGAGCAGAACCTCAGCATTCCATATCAGAACATAGGTCTGTATTGGACTTGTGAAATGCAGTTGTAATGGTAACAATGATTGTAGTAATAATAGTTATCATTTATTATGGATCTCCCATCTGCAGGGATTTCATGCATTATATAATCATTTCTCTAAATAACCCTATACTATAGAtcatattattattcccatttcctAGATTTTTCAGGTAtagagatgttaagtaactttACTAAGTTCATGTAGCTGGTAAGTGTAAGATTAGAATTCTAACTCAGGAATCTGACTACACAGTCCAagctctcttatttatttatttttaaaatttttaattcatttctcccccccgccctccgtgttgtctgttctctgtgtccattcgttgtgtgttcttctttgtctgcttgcattcttgtcagcggcacggggaatctgtctctctttttgttgcctcatcttgctgcgtcagctctctgtgtgcaacaccactcctgggcaggctttgctttttttgcacagggtggctctccttgagatgcacattccttgcatgtggggtctcccctatgcggaggatacccctgcatggcatggcactccttgcgcacatcagcactgcacgtgggcagcTCTACACACGGGCcaggaagacctgggtttgaaccctggacctccatgtggtaggtggacgttccAGTACAAGCTCTTAACTCCTACAAcaattcatttttgaaaataaagtcagagaacttttaaaaaaacccaaaacgtATATATAATTATACTATAAATCAGGTGGACTTTTTATGATCCAAAGTTTAACTCGATCATGGCAGCTCTTATTAGACTTCTGTCCCTACAGCTTACCTTTCACATTGCCTGTGAACCTTGACTTTTTCTTTACTGATTGAACAGAAATGTTTCCTATTGATTTTAGAGCTCACCCACAGTTAAAACCACACctgtttctctttcattatttcttgCCCTGAATGTTATTTCTCTTCAAACTCTGCCCTTTCTCTGGGGATCTCTATGTGCAAATTACAAGGCTTGGAAGAGAAAATTGGGGGAATGATCTGCCTGTTTCTAGCTTGGTTGGAGCCTTTGGGAGAAGTGATACAAACTATACTTCTTGAAACTCTTTGTCAATCTGGAGTCTCAAGTAAGAgtatagcacttttttttttcagagaagttgtaggtttacagaaaaatcatgcagaaagtatggAGATTCATATGCTCGGTTTTCTCTGTTATTAGccctttgcattaatgtggtacttttgttacaattaatgaaacaatattataattatactattaattgtaattcacagtttacattagggttcaccatgttatacatttctatgtttttaaaaattctttattctggtaatatatatGCAACCTAAGATTTCCAATTTTAACacctttcaaatatacaattcagtggtgttgattACATTCTAGTGTGCTCccatcgccaccatccattaccaaaacttttccatcaccccaaagagaaactctgtactaaTTAAACATTAACACCCTATTCCCTAGCCTCCTGTCCTCCACCCTTGCCCCTGgttaacctgtattctagtttctaactctatgaatttgcatattctaattatttagacaagtacaatatttgcctttctgtgtctgtcttatttcactcaacatgtctttaaGGTTCAAGCACTTTAAGACTTTAGCACTTAGAGGTCTTAAAACAGACTGCCTTAGTCCAAAACTATGTATTCTGTGAGTATGCAAGAAGGGCTCAGTGGGAAAATAGAGGCTACTCTTGGTAACAGCTGAAGCCCACTAAATGTGTAAAATTTAAACCCAACAATTTAGAAAACATGAGTTTATATGCAGCTTTTATTGATCATTAAGCTATTTCacatattatcttttttatttaatttcatttttaaaagctacttagattatacaaatgtcatatTTCACATATTATCTTTTGATAACATTCTGAAAGGCATTCACAAACAATTCAAAagtgaaatgttttgttttgttttttaaagatttatttatttatttctctccccttccccccactcccaccccggttgttctctgtttctatttgctgcgtcttctttgtctgcttctgttgttgtcaggggcacaggaatctgtttctttttgtgtcagttctccgtgtgtgtggcaccattcgtgggcaggctgcacttcctttcgcactggatggctctccttatggggtgcactcccctatgcggggacacccctgtgtggcagggcaatccttgtgcgcatcagcactgtgtgtgggccagctccatatgggtcaaggaggtccggggtttgaactgcggacctcccatgtggtagacggacaccctaaccactgagccaagtccgccacccccaaAAGTGAAATGTTAAGAGCAACTCgtgggaagcagaattggctcaactggtagagcatacgcctatcacatgggaggttcagggttcaaacccagggcctcctgacccctgtgatgagctggcccacatgcagtgctgatgcacgcaaggagtcctgtgccatgcaggggtgtcccccacgtaggggagccccgtggacaaggagtgcacccataaggaaagctacctcgtgtggaaaaagtgcagcctgcccaggagtggcgccacacacatgaagagctgatgcagcaagatggcgcaacaaaaaagaacacagatttctggtgccgctgacaagaatgcaaggggacacagaagaacacacagcaaatggacacagagagcagacaatggggtgggggaggggagagaaaaaaaactgaaaaaaaaagcaactcacATAACTTTGGAGCTAATAGTGCAGGCTTTTGGCCACATTTGGAAAGTGACCCTGGAAAATGTCAGTGTATAGAGCCCTATTGGCAAGTGGACACTTCTGTTCTACATTCAGTGACTTAATTCATTCTTGCTAAATAGAAAGGCTCCCTCCCCCCATCTTTAGGTTACCTGGCTACACTTGGAAAATATGAGATATTGTTTTGGTAGGTGTAACAGAAGCTATCTTTATGTCTTAATAAGTCTTCTTTCCTTTGTGAAACAAATGTCCCAATGGACTCAGATGGAGAAAGACAGCTGTAGAGGGATAATACTCATATTCAGCAGCCCAAGAATTTCACAGACTTAAAATGAGCCTCCTCTTTTCTAATAATTACATTCTTGCTTGTGTCTAAAATTCCATGAGAATTTCAAAAGGGATTCTGAGACAAATGATGGGCCTGTTATGGGGGCATTCATGAGTGTCACATACCCTTCAAAGTTTGTCttatagagttttaaaaaaaaagttttggaagTGGATGCCAATATAAAGTGTAGCTTTAATTAAAGCTTATATTTAATTGAGATAGAAGTTCTGTAGGGGGGCTGAGCAGTCTGGATAAGAAGGGATGCTCTCTGAtagattttccttctctttaggaATCACCCTTGTGTGTCTGACCATTCCAGTGGCCTTCGGTATCTGTGTGAATTACAGGTGGCCCAAACCATCTAAAATCATTCTCAAGGTAAGTGACTTCATATTGCAGTTAGCACATCCTCAGACTTGGAGACTTGAAAGACAAATGTAGGCAATGACTGTCTGAAACAAATGAGCCAATCAAATTCAGCCCCATACCCAGTGAACTCCCTTATGTGCCCTGCATTTTTGGCTCTGGCCTCCATAGTTCCTACACTTCTCTTAGCCTTGCTCTGTCACTCCCACTCTTCCATACACTGAGGCTTACGACACTCTGGCAAGGGCAGAAGAGCTAAGTGACAGAAGAGCTAAGGCCTGTGTATGTACAGAGAGGGCCCAGTACCTGTTCATTCACAGGGACTCTCAAGGCGAAAGCTGTTAGTGTGTATGACATGGTGCCCAGTGTTTAGGAATATAGTTGGTGTTATGGGATAGCAGGATGAAGGACTTTCTTTCACTGGGGGAGTCTCTCAAGTTGTCATTTTCACACATAAGCAAGGTCTGCTGACCACATGAATATGACTGTTCAAATGAAACCATCCCAAAATGGTTGATGGTAACTGGAACCTCCTACCTGCTCTTGACTTGGCAGACATGATGGTATTTTGTCTGCTGGGAGAACAAGCAAATGCTCTCAATaagtggctttaaaaaaaataaaactagctGAAGAGGAGACATTCTGATCGATCATATCAAGCCCCTAGGATGCTTTCCATTTTTCCAATTATGTATAGTTTTGAATATATAGGattataatatttttgcttttcatgggagtttaaaaatattttagttatatGTTACATTTACAAAGAAATATTTGGGGTTAATTGTGGGTTCAGCAAATAACCGCAGTTATTTAAGTGTGGGGTTCATTATTTGGTTTAGTTTAAGGTCTTGTGTTTGGCTCTATTTGGCCAAACAGTGCTACTCCACTTGTCTGCAAAAATATGGTTGGCAAAAGACCGAACAACTCCAcaccatttctccaaagagatgAAGTTTGTGAGGgaagaaactggaaagaaaaaatgGGGGCTTACTGCCATGGATGCAGCCAACTTGCCTCTTTGCTCCATTGGGTTAAATTCTTTGTTCGGGGTCTCTGCAAGCAGAGCTTCACTCTCCTTATGTCACTGGTAGCCCTCTACTCACGAAGtagaagaatgagagaagaggGGTAGACTAGCAGATAAACTGGTGGGGCACAGAGAGTAGGAGAAAGGCCTAGATGTCCACTGCATATGGATGCATCACTTCCGCATGCTTAATTTCACTCTGTCAGCTTTATTCATGGGATAAAATCTGTTCTTTTCCACATTCATTATTGTTATTTCAAAAGGAGAAAATTCCCAATGTGGCAGTTTATGGTTAAGCTTTTATTTCTAGAACAAGAGAAGAGAGTATGATTGTGGAAACTTCTTACTTTGCAAGTACATTATTTTGATTACTTTTCTTAAAAGTGCTTCTAgctaaaaaaaccaacaaatatGATTTTTGGTCTAAGATCCTCTATTTGTCTAACAATTTTGATGGAGAAATCAGATATATTTTCTGTACATCGGTTTTATTATCtgtaaagagatttaaaatgcCTTTCCTTTGGTGTTCCCGTAGGATTTgtggcagaaaatattttaaaaatatgcatgaaTATTTTAGTGTACCTCAGGGAAAAAAACTAGGCTAATTATTATTTAGTTCATCTACATTCTGTGTTCTAAGTCCTCTTTAATTTTTAGATCTGATACATTTTTTCAACAAATTTCAATTTTCCTCATTTGTGCGTGTGAATTTTAGAACTTGAAATCCCTTTTCAGTAGGAAGATAAAGACGGGCTTTTACACACAAAGGAGTTCTTTGTGTACTCTAGCATCTTCCCATTAGGGAAAGACCCAGTCTGTCCATGTATTCAAACAGTAAAAATGATCCCCAGAACACATCTaagttatattattattttttttatccccatgACCACCTCCCTCCATATCCTGAGTCATTTCAAATCCAAGGTTGAATTGTACCAGGTACATAGTTTGCATTGTACTTGGCCTGAATGGGAGCTTACGAGATTCTGATTTTCCCAAAATGTCTTGAGtcatcctttcttctcttcctaccTGACCTAAAACTCAAACTATTGGaaattgttgttttgtttataatttttttaggtTAAATAGCCAAAGAAGAGTTGCAGTATTCATTTGGGAGAGGACAGCAATACCTGTCAGTACTTCTCTCATTTTTCTAACGAAGAATGGGTACATTTCATTTAGGGCAGGAAATGGGACAGGGACAACTGGTTACCAGGGCGGGACCTAAGGTAATGTAGGGGTTTTGGAgacttactatttcattttttcccccacaggTTTCATCCTATATGCGAAAAACTCTACTATATTATCCTTCTGGCCAAATCCTCTACCTGTGGGAAAAAGGGACCCTGTCATACACTGAGGAGCTTAGATATGTGTCCTGTGCCATTAATTTCTAGCTTAGTCAATTGCATTGGAACTCATATtactcctctgtaaaatgaaattggaCTACATGGCTTCTAacccccttctttattttaaaacttacagGTTCCAAGTCTTTTCGTGCAGTGCTAGACTTTGCTTCATAGAGCACAAAGACCCCGATGTTTACATGTACCTATTTTATTGGTTTACTTTAGATTGGGGCCATTGTTGGTGGGGCCCTCCTTTTGGTGGTCGCAGTTGCTGGTGTGGTTCTGGCTAAAGGATCTTGGAATTCAGACATCATCCTCCTGACCATCAGCTTCATCTTTCCTTTGATCGGCCATGTCATGGGCTTTCTGCTGGCGCTTCTTACCCACCAGTCTTGGCAGAGGTACAGTTACATTATCTGTGAGCTTTTCTGAGGAAGGCAAATCAAATGCACTGCCCTCGGCAGACTTTGCTGCCTGGCTGTGTTGGGAGACATGAAGAATTTTGACTAGAACGGTGGAAGAAACCAGACTGCTCAGCATGGAAagggtaaaaagagcatggtaatTCTTTATGTACCCTAAAGTAAAGACCAAACTGATGGGAAGGTGTAATCTGTGAAATTAGGATCAGGGTATTCATATTAtttgttgaaatctggacatatttctcttcttattctcGTAATTAAATAGGAGAGGGAGTGAGAATTTTAATGAATACAGAGATCAGTCTAAGGCATGAGTAAGTTTTAAAAGACTAGGCCTTTATCCATTGTTTGtggcaaagttttaaaaatgtgctaGTCATAAAAGAAGACAAATGAGAAATAACATAGGAATTTGTCTTAAGAATTATTCTTATAAGTTGCAGCATGTAATTTAAAAACATCAcgaagtatataaaataatactcCATGTTGGTATGCTTGTAATGAAAAGAGCATTTCCATACAATGACGGTCAGAACATAACTCTCTGGAAGGCAATTTAGTGACGTATCAATGGCCTTTTAATTATTGCTGTTAACTCAGTGATCTCATTCCCATAAATCTGTTTTAAAGTTAGTGCTATCAGATATGCACCCAAATACTGATGTGCTAAGATGTTTATTGcagttatttataaatataaatgtataaaaaatttaaatatctaatAGGGAAATATTTAACTCATCATGTGTCCATTTGATGGAATATGCTGCATCAATTTTAatgactttggaaaatagttgAGATAAACTTGGAgtgaagaaatatataaaactgtaaatattttaataccAATTTTGTAGAAGGAAGCAATAATATTACATGCTTGGAAAAATACTGGAAGGAATACTTCATGTGGTAacagtgtttatttggggtagtggGACTAAAGGTAAATttagtttcttaaaaatttttttggtatgttaaaaatttttttttcaatgagtaTGCACTACTTCTAAAATCCAGAaacaatttatcaaagaaaagtaCATTATTCAGAAGAATTCCAAAGGTGGAGGTTGGGAAATTTTGAATTTTCATGTTGTTTCTAGTCCACTTGGTGAACATTTAGTTTGTTCCCAGCACTGGGCAGAAGGCCCCACCCAGCCCATCTCATTCTCTTCTTCCCACAGCCCTGAGAGGGAGGTATTATCAGTACCTTCATTCTACAGAGAATTGACTTcggagaaattaagtaacttgacCCAGTTCACAGAGCCAGAAAGTCTATATTGAGGAACACAGATTGTCGAGTGGTTGAAATATAATTGGATGAGGAGAGATCCTATGGCAGGGTGGCTTGTGAAAGATCAGGACTGAAATATTGGCATTTCCGGTGTGAATAGGTGGGGTCTGTGGGGGATGAACAGCTTTGTAGTTTATTAACTATATCAGGGTGTTGGCCAGGGCTCTCAAAGAAGTGAGCATGGTCTGGAGAAAGTGTCGGgtaagtagaaataaaataaaataagagccATAGAACTTGCCCTGTACTAGTGACAGTGTTTCTTCCGCCACATCTGACACCCTTGTTACCTCCCCATTCCAGTCCAGCCTGCGCATAGATGTTGGTTTGTCTTTTGAAATGCTTCTTTCTTCTCTTGACTTCCATGTATAAAATCTGCAAAGATTCCCGTTCTAAATGGGAGATGATGAAACTGCTTAAGCCAGCCTCTGGCGCCTGCCatgtctctccttcctccctcctgttTCTTTTTCAGGTTTATTTCATTCTCTGTATGAGAAAAAATATACGTGCATAAAGTAGAAAAAAAGTATTACTAAGCCCTTTAACCAAAAACAACCATTTTTGACATTTGGTTTTCATTTAGagttttttgtttactgttttgttttcaaatgttGTTTAGTTTATACTGTTTCATATCTCTAACTCAACCATTCTCATCTCCTCTAAACCTCCACTCCAAGAAGACTGGCTTATAGTACATTCACTGCTTCCTGCATAAGCCAGGCTCAAATCTATCCCTGAaactcctcttccattctttttttttttttttttggtcacattAAATGCCTCATCCACTCTTCCCATCCTTAAGTCTCACTCCTACTTTGTGAAGCCTTCTCTAAccactgtgtctcttttctgcATTTCTACAGCATTTCTCTGGCCCTTGATCACCTTTTATCTTGTGTTTTTATTGAACCTTTCCTATATGTATATTTTGTCTTTCTATCCAGATTTCTAGGGCCTACTCTGTAGTGCCTCTCAGGGGACTTCCTACAGAGTAGGCATTTAgcaaataattgttgaatgaacaaacattTGGCTGGCTTAAGTCTATAACTTACtcttattgtaaaagaaaatttagGGTAATCAATATTGCTAGTATTTAACTCTTGAAAAATTGTTTCATTGGTAGATGCAGGACTATTTCCTTGGAAACTGGGGCACAGAATATTCAGATGTGTGTCACCATGCTCCAGTTATCTTTCACTACCACACAGTTGGTCGAAATGTTTAGCTTCCCATTGGCCTATGGGCTCTTCCAAGTGTTGGATGGATTTCTGATCGTTGCAGGTGAGTGGAGCCACCATTCAATAGACTTTACTGAAAATTGGTTGACCCAGCTTGCTGACTCCTTTTTCAATCCAAACTTGCATGTGCTGCCACTGTGATACATTTTTAGCCTGACGTTTCTGGGGAAAATAAAGTCTATAAACAGGATCCTTTGCCACAAGTGGGAGTttcacagaaaaatatttaaaaaaacatttgaggGTAAGCCAATAATTCTAAGCAAATATGCTTCACAAAAACCAAATGcacagtatattagtcag from the Dasypus novemcinctus isolate mDasNov1 chromosome 1, mDasNov1.1.hap2, whole genome shotgun sequence genome contains:
- the SLC10A6 gene encoding sodium-dependent organic anion transporter, with protein sequence MRANCSRSSACPANGSEEELQAELEAHGNLELVFTVMSAVMMGLLMFSLGCSVDIRKLWLHIRRPWGIAVGLICQFGLMPFIAYLLAISFSLKPAQAIVVLIMGCCPGGTISNIFTFWVDGDMDLSISMTTCSTLAALGMMPLCLYLYTWSWRLEQNLSIPYQNIGITLVCLTIPVAFGICVNYRWPKPSKIILKIGAIVGGALLLVVAVAGVVLAKGSWNSDIILLTISFIFPLIGHVMGFLLALLTHQSWQRCRTISLETGAQNIQMCVTMLQLSFTTTQLVEMFSFPLAYGLFQVLDGFLIVAAYQTYKRGLKNKHRQENPGCVKACQKRQIPSPHETSTFLEVNEEATMTPGLSG